The Hippocampus zosterae strain Florida chromosome 2, ASM2543408v3, whole genome shotgun sequence genome contains the following window.
tgcttcaTGTGAGATCATTGTTCAAAATCTGTAGCACATTAAAAGCAACCCCACCCCaaacttggttcaaacaaaattAAGTTTAAAGTTGCTTGACTTTGTAACTACACCCGTCAAAGAGCCGTAATGGTTTgagtttttaaatttgactttattttattcttcctttttaattttttttttaaatatatgtacCAAGCCGCTGGCAGGCTGCAGCTACAGAATGATGGGAGGAAGTGACACTGGCAGTGGGGACAAGGATGAGGTGGTCTCCGCTGCCGTACATGTCCCAATCGGCTGGCAGAGGAGAGTGCATGGCGGCCAGGTTGTGTATGTCAGGTGTGTTGATTATAAAGAAGAAAATGTGTCGATAGATAATGTTGAGTATCCGGGCAACATCATCCAAATTGTGTCATTCTCATTGTGCGTGCagtccattttatttaattaatatttttcGTGAAGCAAATTTGTCatgatccattaaaaaaaaaaactcctcattACTCCTTAGTGGGCAGCCAAGCCACACACTTTTTCGCTCGGCGCCTTTCTCGTAGGGATAGTCCCAATCCGATCACCTGGATTGCTATTAAGTCCGATCCAATTCCAATCCTTAAACCCAAACTATTGCTTATATACTCAACTTTGCGTGACAGATGAGCTGTTGCCATGGTTGCCATGTGTTTTCGTCACGTGAGCAGTTGTTGTACAATGGACGAGGTGACAAAGACAATCCGTTCGGTATTGGCCGAAGGTTACAATATTGGTTTATGAGATCAAAAAGTGGTATTGGCCATTCTACTGGCTACTTTGCATTTACAGAAGCACACTATGGCTAAACATTTTTCATGACTGCATAACTCTAAATTCATCAAATTCACTTCTGTTTTCATGAATCACACACTTACAGAAACAACAAAGATCTGTGTTGTGTTTCAAAATAACTTTTACTTGAACCTCTTAATCCATCCCAGATATCAATCAGAGGGGAGATACTTACTTACATGTGCATATGTTTATGTAGTCCCAGTGGAACTTCTCTGTCCTCCCTGGATGAGGTGAAGACCTACCTGTTGACTGATGGCACATGTAAATGTGGTCTGGAGTGCCCTCTTGTCATCGGCAAGGTAAATCTGTTTGCTCGCCTATTGTGTATTTTGCAAGAATCGggaaaaagatggaaaaacgTACTGACTGTGCGCAGCTCAATTAGTCAAAGTCTGATGTAAGAGATAATGGTCTCCTTAAGCACCGTTGAAGACCCTTTGAGCAAAAAAACTAATTCCCTTCACAGGATCAAGTCTGACAAACGAGAGCAAAATATTCACAAAACATGAGGATATTTATGGCTGAGTACCTCCAAATCAGTTAGACTTGGTTCATCAAAATGTCCATTTCAGATGAATACAATCGTAACGATTTTGAACCCATTTCAACTGCTGGTGTGAAAATTAGAATTAGCTGGGGAAAAAAGAGGCAATTGTCAAGACAACCCCGGCGTGGCCACGGACCTTTGGGGTTGCCATTAGTAGCGTGAGGCAGTGTCTGTCGCTCACATTTGTTGTTCAAGTAGCACAGCTTCTCAAGGGGGTACATCCATACACGCAGTGGCGATAGTGTTTGCTATGGCACCCAGTACCTCTGGGAAGTCATGTATTGTTACATCACAGTGCTGATTAATGAGCTGATTTTGGTCTGGGAGGAGATCTCCAATGAAGAGCATCAGCAATTCATTGTCGGAAATTTACAGACATTGGATCAACCTGTGATCTAAATGTCCTGCGCTATCTACGCTAAAGGCAGCAGGATGTACCGCCACAATAAAGTACCATATTTGCAATGGAATTTTTATGGTGATGAATGTATTTCATCTAaatcattggatttttttttctatttgcctTGAGTTGTTCAGGCTATGAaatatgttgtcatttttaactCGCAAAGAATATAGTTTAGtgtcagtacaatacaatacaatacaatacaatacaatacattctgatttatatagtacaGCAACATGGtctattttcttttctctccatCAGGTTTTCAACTTTACATTGGGGGTAAAGGTAGAGCAGCACAAGCAGCCCCTAGGCAAAGCAGAGCAGGACATGACCAAACTGTGTAACCATCGCAGGAAAGTGGTGGCAATGGCCGCTCTGTGTCGCAGTATGCAGGCGTCACACCTGCCTTTTGGTCACCTTCATAACCCGGGTAAGTCCTACCAACCAAGGAATTCGCTTTGCCAGTTATAATCCATCCAGAGGAACATGtacaaaacaatgaccaacaagGGGAGACAGAATGGGAAGCCTGGCGGTTCACTGTTAAGCACCCCGATATCTTGgatgtgaaaagaaaacaataggAAAGCTAAATTCCAGCCGattgttattttgaaaaggCCTAATATCCGCCAATGTCATTGGCCGACAGATTATTTGGTCGGGCCCCACTTAGGTTGTCATCAGAAAACAATACATTCTATAATTTTCAATtcccaaaaatgttgtttttctttttccagaggTGAGCAAGGGAGTGGGCAATTGCATCCCAAAGAGGGCTCTTGTTGAGCACGAAGAAGAGGACCGAGGCATTTACCATCCTAGATTTCGTCCGGCTCCTGCGCCAGCTCAGAATAACGCCCACCCTAACCCCAGTGCCAGCCCCAATTCCTCTCACAAGTTTATTTATCCTTATAATGGTTCCTCCCCAGGTCCTCACACAGGCGGAAACTCTCACCATCCCCTTGATGCTTTACGGAGGCTTCACCATCCTCCTCTTTCTCAAACGGTGCCCTTTACCACTTCCAGCAGCCCCCCATTCCCTGCTTACCATGTTGCCCAAAGGTCACCCCGCACTCCCACCCCTCAAAATGTCAGTCAAGGTCAAAAACTGCCCCAAACTCCTGAAACCCCTGCCTCTCCTCTCCTAAGGCCCCTGTCTTCACCTCCTTGCTCTTCTCCTAAAAGCTTTGTCATAGGAGGAAGAGTTTCACAGACTCAAGCGCAGCATCCACATGGGGTCATATGTGGAGGCTCTCCCCTCTCGCCATCCCCCATCCTCTCTCCGTCTGTCCTTCACATGAATTCTGTGTCTCCTCAGCAGCGGTCCCACTACCCTTCGGCCTCCCCCTCTCACGTCTCTGATCAGGGTGGAATCTCCACCGCAGCGGCTGAAGGGCTGACGGCAAGTAATTTGTCACGGAGGAGGAAGTCCTGCTCTTCCTCTCCGCACTCCCCTCTGCTTTGTGGTTCAccaaaccccaccccccacatctTCAAGTTTAAGCTGGAAGACATCTTGGAGCAGTTTAAGAACTCTGGCAACGGTAGCACTAATAACCACCGCCTCGCAAACCCTACAAATCCCAGCACATTGACTAACCAAAGCAGTCACAGTCCTCATGCTCCCCCACTGAAACCCGCAAACAGTACAGCAAATCTCGGCACAGCCCCACCAGGTTTTGGCTTGAATCCTGCGGGGATTTCCAACACTATCGTGGCACCGTTTTTGAACCACCACAGTCACCAGGGCCAGCTGCCGGCCTCAACTTCTTTTCCGGCAAGTAGCCTGCTCTCCGCGGCTGCAAAAGCTCAGCTGGCTAGCCAGGTAACTCATGGTCAGGGCTCAAATGTGGCCTGCAGCCAAACAAGTGGCTCCTCCTCCTTGGAAATCGTGACAGAGGCACAGCAAAGACAGTCGACCAAGGTAACAAACAGCACTTTAAAAAACAGCCACCTTTCCTCCCCTATTGCTGCCTCGAGGCCTCACTGTCCCGCTCTAGCAGCAGCGTCTTCTGTCCTCTTTCCTTCACCCCACTCCCTAGCCCAGTCCCTGGCTTCTTCCTTGCCCCAATTGCCTCCTAAAACAGAGCAAAATGCATCGCACAGGAAAAGGCGGCGGCGATCTCCCACTGTTCTGAGCACGATCAAAGACACCCAGCAGCTGGCCAATGGGCCGCAGAAGCCCCAGCCCGGAGAATGCGTCTCCGCTACTGCTCTGAACCTATCATCTTTGGCTTTCCCTCGCTCTGTCTCTGCCTCTACCTCAGATGTGCAGAACCCGAATAGCGGCACGCACGAGCGCCACCATCATCTGCCACCGGGGCAGACATCCAAGTTCTTGACTTCCAAACAGACGGCACatctttctggaactccccgaCAGGCAGAAGGCCTGGATATCACTACAGGCTTGGCGCCAACATCCCTTAGCTTGGATCCTCCAACCCAGCCCCTTTCTGCTCTTTTGCACTTACTCAGTGTACAGAATGCTCAGGCCGCAGCCTCGGCTTCTAACCCCGCTCCAGCTCATTTGGGATCTTTGTCTGTAGAAGGGGGTGGACACACTAAGACGCAGAGCCCCACACCATCGCCCTCTCCTATATCCCCTCATTCCAGCGGCAACCGCCCGCAGCCTCCGTCACCATGCCGAACCAGTAACACTAATATGATATCGTCGGTTCAAGAAACGCTCTCTCCCACTCGCACCTCCACTCATTTCAGTTCAGTGCAGTCACGATCTCAGTCTCTGAGATTAAGTCCTCCACAAAGACATTCTTCGACATCCTCAATGTTGTCACGCTCCAATTTAGCTttacacaacagcagcagcccaTCTCCGTCACACATGGCCCCTACTCCACTTGACAGGCACCATCCAACTGAGAATCATGTTCCAGCAACTGACACTGTTTCCCGGGTGCTTTCACCAGAAGCATCGCCGCAGAGCATGATCGGTAATGATCGGTCAACAGCAGACCCGAGTCACCCACAAAGCGACATATCTGTGGCATTACCCACCTCGCCAAAGCCTCTTGATCTCAGCAATCATGTTCTAGCCCTTCTTGCAGCATCCTCCACTGCACGGCAGGAGGAACGCAGCTCCGCTGACCATACAACAGATATAGTGATGTCTTCCCAAGAAAGTCACTCTCCAGGTGAGTAATCTTCACAGGATTTATGTATGTGCCAAGCGCATCCAGCCAGCCAACTCTTTTcagaaccgctta
Protein-coding sequences here:
- the LOC127596806 gene encoding methyl-CpG-binding domain protein 5-like, yielding MMGGSDTGSGDKDEVVSAAVHVPIGWQRRVHGGQVVYVSPSGTSLSSLDEVKTYLLTDGTCKCGLECPLVIGKVFNFTLGVKVEQHKQPLGKAEQDMTKLCNHRRKVVAMAALCRSMQASHLPFGHLHNPEVSKGVGNCIPKRALVEHEEEDRGIYHPRFRPAPAPAQNNAHPNPSASPNSSHKFIYPYNGSSPGPHTGGNSHHPLDALRRLHHPPLSQTVPFTTSSSPPFPAYHVAQRSPRTPTPQNVSQGQKLPQTPETPASPLLRPLSSPPCSSPKSFVIGGRVSQTQAQHPHGVICGGSPLSPSPILSPSVLHMNSVSPQQRSHYPSASPSHVSDQGGISTAAAEGLTASNLSRRRKSCSSSPHSPLLCGSPNPTPHIFKFKLEDILEQFKNSGNGSTNNHRLANPTNPSTLTNQSSHSPHAPPLKPANSTANLGTAPPGFGLNPAGISNTIVAPFLNHHSHQGQLPASTSFPASSLLSAAAKAQLASQVTHGQGSNVACSQTSGSSSLEIVTEAQQRQSTKVTNSTLKNSHLSSPIAASRPHCPALAAASSVLFPSPHSLAQSLASSLPQLPPKTEQNASHRKRRRRSPTVLSTIKDTQQLANGPQKPQPGECVSATALNLSSLAFPRSVSASTSDVQNPNSGTHERHHHLPPGQTSKFLTSKQTAHLSGTPRQAEGLDITTGLAPTSLSLDPPTQPLSALLHLLSVQNAQAAASASNPAPAHLGSLSVEGGGHTKTQSPTPSPSPISPHSSGNRPQPPSPCRTSNTNMISSVQETLSPTRTSTHFSSVQSRSQSLRLSPPQRHSSTSSMLSRSNLALHNSSSPSPSHMAPTPLDRHHPTENHVPATDTVSRVLSPEASPQSMIGNDRSTADPSHPQSDISVALPTSPKPLDLSNHVLALLAASSTARQEERSSADHTTDIVMSSQESHSPGSGDCERGDLKNSASTKPLTPTSSEVVASSQLGEDRPQTPSAMSDSTAPLPLAEAFPFMNQDQLLQLLSSTGGLPSILDPTVLSSLHLGGLWLGGQNAQTPSSAPTQNLVEQHPVMIQSEAQQQSQDQQQKQQQINSNPLFPLLPLLSGVQGDIPLNLLGLLNPIPPPASASATGQESDLGLTEKPSHQALLMASLLLGQHQAPLLPLSGLSQVGQVSLEVPLQQPPQIPASLEGLMLDKAAALLDPSTLHGSGLLEVTQGLPLPPGAEGSVQALQSLLLPPHPATFLPFSPALLTAALNTADLPHTQLTPVQHTQPQELSDAGVDTLIPLSLQGKENPILQQLLPTLLNPAVLGDISGIAGLHNMVGIGAGSLLLPSVQTSSLGMPLLQGPDGTINLLNNIQLNLAPSSEGEKSNSLQETESPAPHCDIPASQISPEEVASPPPTPAQETSRPPHRGSEGRPVIDPYTSFMDTIYTSFLQINAKEQEDGVHSGPSDPTSPFCALPPVTFPMEHHTLSTPAPTQHQASAPVSLSPRRACSLRNPDLSRLSLEAAAHSPAQGTPKPTEDVATSPLQRKTVMVEGHTHPEPPLPSIYLEEAKTDCTGVDRQAGYLSPGDGCSGRPHKDAPGTLLHSEQGREQSGTVSGVRRGRKRKQTLQNVLEDFRDVDATTALEETKATTTALLKPDTSVRGRRRRGVRSQRQ